The following coding sequences lie in one Capnocytophaga stomatis genomic window:
- the tilS gene encoding tRNA lysidine(34) synthetase TilS, whose product MKNRFREHIERVFNLENKRILVAISGGVDSVVLAYLLHQLKIEIVLGHCNFQLRDDESNEDEALVKEFGKRLNVKTFVKCFDTQKFSSENQLNTQLAARKLRYDWFEEVALENECDFIATAHHADDNIETFIINLSRGTGLDGLLGIPQRNGKIIRPLLPFSRQEILEFAEENRLLWREDSSNASDKYLRNKIRHNIVPVLKEIHPTFLKNFEKTQFFLAQSAQFIDFFIQNIKKECFIEEKSQIKIHIEVLKRNYQSDFVLYKLLYPYNFNNIRDLKQILEAETGKKLFSATHILLKDRNFLVLKEKEEKTEKIYEINKDTSEINSPISLKFQIIDNEEIDVFDKEKIFINADLLKFPILLRHKQEGDFFYPFGMNQKKKLSKFFKDEKYSIFEKEEQWLLCSGSDVVWVVGKRLDNRFRVTEKTQKVLIISYDE is encoded by the coding sequence ATGAAAAATCGCTTCAGAGAACATATTGAAAGAGTATTTAATCTTGAAAATAAGCGAATTTTGGTTGCTATTAGTGGCGGAGTGGATAGTGTTGTACTTGCTTATTTACTGCATCAGTTGAAGATTGAAATTGTTTTGGGGCATTGCAATTTTCAGTTGCGAGATGATGAAAGCAATGAAGATGAGGCTCTTGTAAAAGAATTTGGGAAGAGACTGAATGTAAAAACTTTTGTTAAATGTTTTGATACTCAAAAATTTTCTTCTGAAAATCAGTTGAATACACAACTTGCAGCTCGTAAATTACGTTATGATTGGTTTGAAGAGGTCGCCTTGGAGAATGAATGTGATTTCATAGCCACCGCCCATCACGCTGATGACAACATAGAGACCTTTATTATAAATCTTTCCAGAGGAACGGGATTAGATGGTTTGCTGGGAATTCCGCAGAGAAATGGAAAAATTATTCGTCCGTTGTTGCCATTTTCTCGACAAGAAATTCTTGAATTTGCTGAGGAAAACCGACTTTTATGGCGAGAAGATAGTTCTAATGCGAGTGACAAATACCTCAGAAATAAAATTCGGCATAATATTGTTCCCGTTTTAAAGGAAATACATCCTACATTTCTTAAAAATTTTGAAAAAACACAATTTTTTCTTGCTCAATCTGCTCAATTCATTGATTTTTTTATTCAGAATATCAAGAAAGAGTGTTTTATTGAGGAAAAAAGTCAGATTAAAATTCACATCGAAGTATTAAAACGAAATTATCAATCGGATTTTGTGCTGTACAAGTTGTTATATCCGTATAATTTCAATAATATCCGAGATTTAAAGCAAATTTTGGAAGCAGAAACCGGAAAAAAGCTTTTTTCGGCTACACATATTCTTTTAAAAGATAGAAATTTTCTTGTTTTGAAGGAAAAGGAAGAAAAAACTGAAAAAATTTATGAAATAAATAAAGATACATCTGAAATAAATTCACCTATCTCATTGAAATTTCAAATAATTGATAATGAGGAAATTGATGTATTTGACAAAGAAAAAATTTTTATTAATGCCGATTTACTAAAATTCCCAATCTTATTGCGACATAAACAGGAGGGAGATTTTTTCTATCCTTTTGGAATGAATCAGAAAAAGAAATTGAGTAAGTTTTTCAAAGACGAAAAATATTCTATTTTTGAGAAAGAAGAACAATGGTTGCTTTGCTCGGGTAGTGATGTTGTTTGGGTTGTTGGCAAGCGTTTGGATAACCGTTTCAGAGTTACAGAAAAAACTCAAAAAGTATTGATAATCAGTTATGATGAATAA
- a CDS encoding aspartate kinase codes for MRIFKFGGASVKDAAGVKNVAKILEMVGYSDTLIIISAMGKTTNALEVVVRSYFEKKNLQESIDLVKNFHYEIIRDLFSNENHPVYWKVDGLFAELISFLERNKSPKHSFVYDQVVSFGELISTTIISQYLNDCGIKNTWLDVRNLIKTDSNFRDATVNWEDTQENIVNNVNKSLLNITQGFMGSDSNFFTTTLGREGSDYTAAIFAYCLDAESVTIWKDVPGVLNADPRYFEKTELLHKIPYKEAIELAFYGASVIHPKTLQPLQRKEIPLFVKSFVNPTYSGSSVCNVAELEPKVSCFILKKGQVLISLSSLDFSFIVEENISYIFKLLHDAKMKVSVIQNSAISFSVCVDNKFDTLSDLLEKLKARFKVSVFENVDLYTVRHATEQSIKEIESNKEVLLKQVLQNTVQLVVLG; via the coding sequence ATGAGAATATTCAAATTTGGCGGGGCATCGGTAAAGGATGCGGCAGGTGTAAAAAATGTAGCAAAAATCTTGGAAATGGTCGGGTATTCCGATACATTGATTATAATTTCGGCGATGGGAAAAACTACAAATGCCTTAGAGGTAGTTGTTCGTAGTTATTTTGAGAAGAAAAACCTCCAAGAAAGCATTGATTTGGTTAAAAACTTTCATTATGAGATTATTCGTGATTTGTTTTCTAACGAAAATCATCCGGTTTATTGGAAAGTAGATGGATTATTTGCCGAATTGATATCTTTTTTGGAGAGAAATAAATCACCCAAACATAGTTTTGTGTATGACCAAGTAGTCAGTTTTGGCGAATTGATTTCAACCACGATTATCAGCCAATATTTGAATGATTGCGGTATTAAAAACACGTGGCTTGACGTTCGAAATTTGATAAAAACTGATAGCAATTTCCGTGATGCAACAGTTAATTGGGAGGATACGCAGGAAAATATTGTAAATAATGTGAATAAATCGCTTTTGAATATAACTCAAGGTTTTATGGGAAGTGATTCTAACTTTTTCACAACAACTTTAGGCAGAGAGGGTTCGGATTATACGGCGGCTATTTTTGCTTACTGCTTGGATGCCGAAAGTGTGACTATTTGGAAGGACGTTCCCGGAGTGCTTAATGCAGATCCTCGTTACTTTGAAAAAACCGAATTGTTACACAAAATCCCTTATAAAGAAGCCATTGAGCTTGCTTTTTACGGAGCTTCGGTGATTCATCCCAAAACGCTTCAGCCATTACAACGAAAAGAAATTCCTTTATTTGTGAAATCATTCGTAAATCCCACATATTCAGGAAGTTCAGTTTGTAATGTGGCGGAATTGGAGCCTAAAGTTTCTTGCTTTATCCTGAAAAAAGGACAAGTTTTAATCTCATTATCATCGCTTGATTTTTCTTTCATCGTTGAGGAAAATATCAGTTATATTTTCAAGCTTCTGCACGATGCAAAAATGAAGGTTAGTGTGATTCAGAACTCGGCTATTAGTTTTTCGGTTTGTGTTGATAATAAATTTGATACTCTTTCGGATTTATTGGAGAAATTGAAAGCAAGATTCAAAGTTTCTGTATTTGAAAATGTAGATTTGTACACAGTTCGTCACGCAACAGAACAATCTATTAAAGAAATTGAATCAAATAAAGAAGTTTTGCTGAAACAAGTACTTCAAAATACGGTTCAACTTGTTGTTTTAGGATAA
- a CDS encoding DUF423 domain-containing protein, translating into MKKKIIIVALVFGLTSIILGAFGAHSLKKHLTEEALSSFEVGVRYQMYHALFLLFLSTMDGISEKIRKSAFIAMVLGVLFFSGSIYLLSTENITSINIRSFALITPLGGLLLMLGWVLLLIGFLKKK; encoded by the coding sequence ATGAAAAAGAAGATTATTATTGTGGCTCTTGTATTCGGACTTACATCCATAATTTTAGGAGCTTTCGGTGCTCACTCGCTAAAGAAACATCTTACTGAGGAAGCTCTTTCCAGCTTTGAAGTAGGCGTTCGCTACCAAATGTACCACGCTTTATTCCTATTATTCTTATCGACTATGGACGGAATTTCGGAAAAAATCAGGAAATCTGCCTTTATCGCAATGGTTTTGGGAGTTTTATTTTTCTCGGGTTCTATTTATCTACTTTCCACAGAGAATATTACTTCCATAAACATTAGGTCATTTGCCTTGATAACTCCTTTAGGCGGATTGCTTTTAATGCTGGGATGGGTACTTTTATTAATTGGCTTTTTAAAGAAGAAATAA
- a CDS encoding quinol:cytochrome C oxidoreductase: MYTFSNKLKITSIILMVIGIIGVVVGFLTVPHTAEDEHVLHMLHNKPWAAVYVAALFFMLISLGVLAFYAINRAAQAGWSPVLFRVMEAITAYLFPGVLVVFTLLVLSGMHFNHLFVWMDESVVANDPLLQGKQGYLDVPFFLGRAAFYMIGWVLYRHFSRKFSLAQDTATDDRNFVKNFKISAGFLVFFLVTESMMSWDWIMSVDPHWFSTLFGWYVFASFFVSGITVIALITIYLKSRGYLEYVNSSHLHDLAKFMFGISIFWTYLWFSQFLLIWYSNISEETVYYVARIRDYNLLFFGMLILNFIFPLLVLINTDYKRISWLVFVSGVIILIGHYIDFYVMIMPATVGNQWSIGITEISAVLLFLGLFIFVTFTALSKAPLLPKRHPLIEESKHFHY; this comes from the coding sequence ATGTACACATTTTCAAATAAATTAAAAATTACCTCTATAATTCTTATGGTTATAGGGATTATAGGAGTTGTTGTTGGGTTTTTAACGGTTCCGCATACGGCTGAGGACGAACACGTTCTGCATATGCTACATAACAAACCCTGGGCAGCGGTGTATGTTGCAGCGTTGTTTTTTATGTTGATTTCTTTAGGGGTATTGGCTTTTTACGCTATCAATAGAGCAGCTCAGGCGGGGTGGTCACCGGTTCTTTTCCGTGTTATGGAAGCAATTACAGCCTATTTATTTCCAGGTGTGCTGGTAGTTTTTACACTTTTGGTACTTTCAGGGATGCATTTCAATCACCTTTTTGTTTGGATGGACGAAAGTGTAGTGGCTAACGATCCTCTGTTACAAGGGAAACAAGGCTATTTGGATGTGCCTTTCTTCTTAGGACGTGCGGCGTTTTATATGATTGGTTGGGTGTTGTATCGTCACTTTTCAAGAAAGTTTTCTCTTGCACAAGATACAGCTACTGATGACCGTAATTTTGTGAAAAACTTTAAAATATCTGCCGGATTTTTGGTGTTTTTCTTGGTTACGGAGTCAATGATGTCTTGGGATTGGATTATGAGTGTTGATCCGCATTGGTTCAGTACATTGTTCGGATGGTATGTGTTTGCAAGTTTCTTTGTTTCAGGAATCACAGTTATTGCCTTGATAACTATTTACCTAAAAAGCAGAGGGTATTTGGAATATGTAAACAGTAGCCATTTGCACGATTTAGCCAAGTTTATGTTTGGTATTTCGATTTTCTGGACGTATTTGTGGTTTTCTCAATTCTTATTGATTTGGTATTCAAATATTTCCGAAGAAACAGTTTACTATGTAGCTCGAATTAGAGATTACAATTTGTTGTTCTTCGGTATGTTGATTTTGAACTTCATATTCCCATTGTTGGTATTGATTAACACAGATTACAAACGCATTAGCTGGTTAGTATTTGTGTCAGGTGTCATAATTTTAATCGGTCATTATATTGATTTCTATGTTATGATTATGCCTGCTACTGTGGGTAACCAATGGAGCATTGGAATTACTGAAATTTCGGCTGTTTTACTTTTCTTAGGATTGTTTATCTTTGTTACTTTTACAGCCTTGTCAAAAGCTCCTTTATTGCCGAAACGTCATCCGCTTATTGAGGAAAGTAAACATTTCCATTATTAG
- a CDS encoding c-type cytochrome yields MKNIVKIALFSSVSLLLVSCFNKREPNYQFMPNMYESVGYETYQQSGAFKDSMQAQLPALGSIKRGWQPYEYPDTPAGLLLAKEELKNPLLADSLNVASNIEAGKALYDIYCAVCHGEKGDGKGILVERGKFAGVPSYGDKNRVITQGGIYHVIYYGLNAMGSYASQINEKERWQVALYVEKLRDELVK; encoded by the coding sequence ATGAAAAATATAGTGAAAATAGCTTTATTCAGCAGTGTATCTTTACTTTTAGTATCTTGCTTTAATAAACGTGAGCCAAACTATCAGTTTATGCCAAATATGTACGAAAGTGTTGGATATGAAACATATCAGCAATCGGGGGCATTTAAGGATAGTATGCAAGCTCAATTACCTGCCTTGGGAAGTATCAAACGTGGGTGGCAACCTTATGAATATCCTGATACACCAGCGGGTTTACTTCTTGCAAAAGAAGAATTGAAAAATCCTTTATTGGCTGATTCTTTGAATGTTGCATCAAATATTGAGGCTGGAAAAGCATTGTATGATATTTACTGTGCTGTTTGTCACGGAGAAAAAGGTGACGGAAAAGGAATCTTAGTAGAGAGAGGAAAATTCGCGGGAGTTCCAAGTTATGGCGACAAAAACCGTGTAATTACACAAGGAGGTATTTATCACGTGATTTACTATGGGCTAAATGCAATGGGTTCTTATGCTTCACAAATTAATGAGAAAGAGCGTTGGCAAGTGGCTTTGTATGTAGAAAAACTACGTGACGAGTTGGTAAAATAA
- a CDS encoding DUF3341 domain-containing protein yields MSKKVIQALYNDDDILMDAVKKVRAKNHHIAEIYTPFPVHGLDKAMGLKPTRIAIAAFVYGCIGLTVATLMVNYIMIEDWPQDIGGKPSMTFLQNMPAFVPVMFEMTVFFAAHLMVITFYLRSKLWPFKEAENPDVRTTDDHFLMEVPVTESNIGDVTTLLKETGAVEIKIAEK; encoded by the coding sequence ATGAGTAAGAAAGTAATACAAGCATTATATAATGATGATGATATTCTGATGGATGCGGTGAAAAAAGTCCGTGCAAAGAATCATCACATTGCAGAGATATATACTCCTTTTCCCGTTCACGGATTGGATAAGGCTATGGGATTAAAGCCTACGCGTATTGCCATTGCGGCATTCGTTTACGGGTGTATCGGGCTTACGGTAGCAACTTTGATGGTTAATTACATTATGATTGAAGACTGGCCACAAGATATTGGAGGTAAGCCAAGTATGACTTTCTTGCAGAATATGCCTGCGTTTGTGCCGGTTATGTTTGAGATGACAGTCTTTTTTGCGGCTCACTTGATGGTAATTACCTTTTACTTAAGAAGTAAATTATGGCCATTCAAAGAAGCTGAAAATCCTGATGTAAGAACCACAGATGACCACTTTTTAATGGAAGTGCCTGTGACAGAGAGTAATATTGGAGATGTAACAACACTTTTGAAAGAAACAGGAGCTGTTGAAATTAAAATAGCAGAAAAATAG
- the nrfD gene encoding NrfD/PsrC family molybdoenzyme membrane anchor subunit, giving the protein MASHYEAPIRKPLVTGDKSYHDVTVDIARPVEGKANKMWWTVFSISLVAFLWGLGCMIYTISEGIGTWGLNKTVGWAWDITNFVWWVGIGHAGTLISAVLLLFRQKWRMAINRSAEAMTIFSVVQAGLFPLIHMGRPWLGYWVMPIPNQFGSLWVNFNSPLLWDVFAISTYLSVSLVFWWTGLLPDFAMLRDRAVKPFQKKIYSLVSFGWSGRAKDWQRFEEVSLVLAGLATPLVLSVHTIVSFDFATSVIPGWHTTIFPPYFVAGAIFSGFAMVNTLLIIMRKVCNFEDYITIQHIELMNIVIMITGSIVGCAYITELFVAWYSGVEYEQYAFLNRATGPYAWAYWMMMTCNVFSPQFMWFKKLRRSIMFSFIISLVVNVGMWFERFVIIVTSLHRDYLPSSWTMFSPTFVDIGIYIGTIGFFFVLFLLYARTFPVIAQAEVKSILKSSGEKYKKLRDNNPNHDHNE; this is encoded by the coding sequence ATGGCATCGCATTACGAAGCACCTATACGAAAACCCTTAGTGACGGGCGACAAGTCCTATCACGATGTTACGGTTGATATTGCTCGTCCTGTGGAAGGAAAAGCCAACAAGATGTGGTGGACGGTGTTTTCCATCTCATTGGTCGCCTTTCTTTGGGGGTTGGGTTGTATGATTTACACTATATCGGAAGGTATTGGTACTTGGGGATTAAACAAAACAGTCGGTTGGGCTTGGGATATTACTAACTTCGTTTGGTGGGTTGGTATTGGTCACGCAGGAACGCTGATTTCTGCAGTACTTTTGTTGTTCCGACAAAAATGGAGAATGGCAATTAACCGCTCGGCTGAGGCTATGACAATCTTCTCGGTTGTGCAAGCAGGTTTGTTTCCTCTTATTCATATGGGGCGTCCTTGGTTGGGATATTGGGTGATGCCCATTCCCAATCAATTCGGTTCGCTGTGGGTGAACTTTAACTCTCCTCTATTATGGGACGTATTTGCGATTTCAACATATCTTTCCGTGTCGTTAGTGTTCTGGTGGACAGGGCTTCTTCCTGATTTTGCAATGCTTCGTGACAGAGCCGTGAAGCCTTTCCAAAAGAAAATTTATAGTTTGGTAAGTTTCGGGTGGAGCGGACGTGCAAAAGATTGGCAACGTTTTGAAGAGGTTTCGCTCGTTTTGGCAGGTTTGGCAACGCCTTTGGTACTTTCGGTACACACCATCGTATCATTCGACTTTGCTACATCGGTAATTCCGGGATGGCATACAACCATCTTCCCACCTTACTTCGTTGCCGGTGCGATTTTCTCAGGATTTGCGATGGTAAATACGCTTTTGATTATTATGCGAAAAGTATGTAATTTTGAGGATTACATCACCATTCAACATATCGAGCTTATGAATATCGTAATTATGATTACAGGTTCGATAGTGGGTTGTGCCTATATTACAGAGCTTTTCGTAGCTTGGTATTCGGGAGTTGAATACGAGCAATACGCTTTCTTGAATCGTGCAACGGGTCCTTACGCTTGGGCATATTGGATGATGATGACTTGTAACGTGTTCTCGCCTCAATTTATGTGGTTCAAAAAGCTGAGAAGAAGTATTATGTTCTCATTTATCATCTCTTTAGTGGTAAACGTAGGGATGTGGTTTGAGCGTTTCGTGATTATCGTTACATCACTTCACAGAGATTACCTTCCTTCTTCTTGGACGATGTTTTCACCAACATTTGTTGATATAGGAATTTACATAGGAACAATCGGATTCTTCTTCGTGTTGTTCTTGTTATACGCACGTACATTCCCTGTAATTGCACAGGCGGAAGTGAAATCAATCTTGAAATCATCAGGAGAGAAATATAAAAAATTAAGAGATAATAATCCTAACCACGACCACAATGAGTAA
- a CDS encoding SlyB protein codes for MKKYIFILTLGALVSCGGAKSPELQRLKAKEEILALNTELNSLKIELEKERIENESLKSEVEKVNSKADKKTSDFTSAEVGSSSAKDAKQARRALKRAEKRNRSLAKSNRKMQKIERKIQKVQKKIEGLNKKVEFVDNQVK; via the coding sequence ATGAAGAAATATATTTTTATATTAACTTTAGGAGCGTTGGTTTCCTGTGGTGGTGCTAAATCGCCCGAGTTACAGCGTTTGAAGGCTAAAGAAGAAATCTTAGCGTTAAACACGGAACTTAACAGTCTTAAAATAGAACTTGAGAAGGAACGCATAGAGAACGAAAGCTTAAAATCTGAAGTAGAAAAAGTTAATTCTAAGGCAGATAAGAAAACGTCTGATTTTACTTCTGCCGAAGTTGGTTCATCTTCAGCTAAAGATGCTAAACAAGCCAGAAGAGCTTTGAAGAGAGCAGAAAAAAGAAATCGGAGTTTAGCGAAGAGCAACAGAAAAATGCAGAAAATCGAGAGAAAGATTCAAAAAGTTCAGAAAAAGATAGAAGGTCTTAATAAAAAGGTGGAGTTTGTGGATAATCAAGTAAAATGA
- a CDS encoding TAT-variant-translocated molybdopterin oxidoreductase: MASNKKYWKSVEELNENSVFDTLKQNEFVEEIPVDEFLGDKATLESSSTSRRDFLKYVGFTTAAATLAACEGPVHKAVPYVVLPEQIRPGVADYYATTIADGFDFASILVKTREGRPILIEHNREAQSHSDVNARVMASVLGLYDNLRVKNPMAKGGASVSWADLDSQAIKALEKATQNGKQIVILSHTLASPSSYKLIEGLKEKFPTLKLVEYDTISEEATLTAFAKKYGVRAMADYDFAKADVIVSFGADFIADWQGGGFEGGYAKGRIPVKGKMSRHIQFEANMTLSGANADKRVPVTPSQQKVALAKFYGYLNGVSVSGNLPENVEEAVKKAAAQVKKAGRKAVVVTGIQDENAQLLVLDINEKLQSEAFNPQAAILTRKGNVSELKQLISDMNNGNVGVLIINNLNPLYTLFNAGEFAKALEKVDFSVSFSMKADETAIKTSYIAAAPHYLESWGDVELKRGYYALTQPTIRPLFDTRQFQDALLKWSGSEKTYYDFIKESWTTDILGSAKWNQALHDGSFVKEGLENIVSLAEVSVNDAVQSLSKATSNGFELTLYSKIGIGDGQQANNPWLQELPDPITRTTWDNYITMSAADAKQLGIKNWHVATGALDGNYAKVTVNGVSLTAPVLIQPGQAKGSIGLAFGYGRVEGMKKEMQVGVNAYPLYYNFDNVQNVESLTKTDGTHEFACIQLHNTLMGRGDILKETTLEEFNSKPAEEWNKKPVVSLDHKEVLASSVSLWESFDRSSGHHFNLSIDLNACTGCGACVIACHAENNVPVVGKEEVRRSRDMHWLRIDRYYSSDDTFAGDLKTKEGIKGLSAALSTYGEMEVASENPQVAFQPVMCQHCNNAPCETVCPVAATSHGRQGQNHMAYNRCVGTRYCANNCPYKVRRFNWFLYNNNDEFDFHMNNDLGKMVLNPDVVVRSRGVMEKCSFCIQQTQAVILKAKNEGREVREGEFNNACACSAACGTGAMVFGDINEKNSDIAKLVADDRAYHLLEHIGTRPNVVYQVKVRNTQEV; this comes from the coding sequence ATGGCATCAAACAAAAAATACTGGAAAAGTGTAGAAGAACTTAATGAAAATTCGGTATTCGATACACTGAAACAGAATGAGTTTGTAGAAGAAATACCTGTTGATGAGTTTTTGGGCGATAAAGCAACTCTTGAATCGTCATCAACTTCACGCCGTGATTTCTTAAAATATGTAGGTTTTACTACGGCTGCCGCTACGTTAGCAGCTTGTGAAGGTCCTGTTCATAAGGCAGTTCCTTACGTGGTTCTTCCTGAGCAAATTCGTCCTGGGGTAGCGGATTATTATGCTACAACCATTGCCGATGGTTTTGATTTTGCAAGCATTCTTGTAAAAACCCGTGAAGGACGTCCAATTCTGATAGAACATAATCGTGAAGCTCAGTCGCACTCTGATGTAAACGCCAGAGTAATGGCTTCTGTGTTAGGATTATATGATAATCTTAGGGTGAAAAATCCTATGGCTAAGGGCGGGGCTTCTGTTTCTTGGGCTGATTTGGATTCACAAGCAATCAAAGCTTTGGAAAAAGCTACACAAAATGGAAAACAGATAGTCATTTTGAGCCATACGCTGGCAAGCCCTTCTTCATACAAACTTATAGAAGGATTGAAGGAGAAGTTTCCTACTTTGAAGTTAGTGGAATATGATACCATTTCTGAAGAAGCTACGCTAACTGCATTTGCTAAGAAATATGGTGTGCGTGCGATGGCAGATTACGATTTTGCTAAGGCTGATGTAATAGTTTCGTTTGGTGCGGATTTTATAGCTGATTGGCAAGGTGGAGGTTTTGAAGGAGGATACGCCAAAGGACGCATTCCGGTGAAAGGAAAAATGTCACGACACATTCAGTTTGAGGCAAATATGACTTTGTCGGGAGCGAATGCTGATAAACGAGTTCCGGTTACTCCATCGCAACAGAAAGTGGCTTTAGCTAAATTTTACGGTTACTTAAATGGTGTTTCTGTGAGCGGAAATCTTCCTGAAAATGTTGAAGAAGCTGTGAAAAAAGCGGCTGCTCAAGTAAAAAAGGCAGGTAGAAAAGCTGTTGTGGTAACAGGAATTCAAGATGAAAACGCTCAATTATTAGTGTTGGATATCAATGAGAAATTGCAAAGTGAGGCTTTCAATCCTCAAGCTGCTATTTTAACAAGAAAAGGAAATGTTTCAGAGTTGAAGCAACTTATTTCTGATATGAATAATGGAAATGTAGGTGTCTTGATAATCAACAATCTGAACCCATTATATACACTATTTAACGCTGGTGAGTTTGCGAAGGCTTTGGAGAAAGTAGATTTTTCAGTTTCTTTTTCAATGAAAGCTGATGAAACTGCTATCAAAACAAGTTATATTGCAGCGGCTCCACATTATTTGGAGTCTTGGGGTGATGTGGAACTAAAAAGAGGTTATTACGCATTGACCCAGCCTACTATCCGTCCGTTGTTTGACACTCGTCAGTTTCAAGATGCGCTACTGAAGTGGTCTGGCTCTGAAAAAACATATTATGATTTCATAAAGGAAAGCTGGACAACCGATATCCTTGGTTCAGCAAAATGGAATCAAGCGTTGCACGATGGTTCTTTCGTTAAAGAAGGTTTGGAAAACATAGTTTCTTTGGCAGAAGTGTCTGTTAATGATGCAGTTCAAAGTTTGTCCAAAGCAACTTCTAACGGATTTGAATTAACGCTATATTCTAAAATTGGAATTGGTGACGGACAGCAAGCAAATAATCCTTGGTTGCAAGAGCTTCCCGACCCGATTACCAGAACTACTTGGGATAATTACATCACAATGTCAGCAGCTGATGCTAAGCAATTAGGGATTAAAAACTGGCACGTAGCTACAGGTGCCTTGGATGGAAATTATGCTAAAGTTACTGTAAATGGAGTTAGTTTGACGGCTCCTGTACTTATTCAACCAGGTCAAGCTAAAGGTTCTATAGGTTTGGCTTTTGGTTATGGTAGAGTAGAAGGTATGAAAAAAGAAATGCAGGTAGGTGTAAATGCTTATCCGCTTTATTATAACTTCGATAATGTACAAAATGTTGAGAGCCTGACAAAAACAGATGGTACACACGAGTTTGCGTGTATTCAGTTGCATAATACTTTGATGGGACGTGGTGATATTTTAAAAGAAACCACCCTTGAGGAGTTCAATTCAAAACCGGCTGAAGAGTGGAATAAAAAGCCAGTTGTTTCTTTGGATCACAAAGAAGTTTTGGCTTCAAGTGTTTCACTTTGGGAATCTTTTGACCGTTCGTCAGGGCATCATTTTAACTTGTCGATTGACCTTAATGCTTGTACGGGTTGTGGAGCTTGTGTGATTGCTTGTCACGCAGAAAATAACGTACCTGTAGTCGGAAAAGAGGAAGTACGTCGTTCAAGAGATATGCATTGGTTACGTATCGACCGCTATTATTCTTCAGATGATACTTTTGCAGGAGATTTGAAAACGAAGGAAGGTATCAAAGGATTGAGTGCTGCTCTTTCTACTTACGGAGAAATGGAAGTTGCTTCCGAGAATCCTCAAGTAGCATTCCAACCGGTTATGTGTCAGCATTGTAATAATGCACCTTGTGAAACAGTTTGTCCGGTAGCAGCAACTTCACATGGTCGTCAAGGGCAAAACCATATGGCTTACAATCGTTGTGTGGGAACACGTTACTGTGCAAATAACTGTCCGTACAAAGTGCGTCGTTTCAACTGGTTCTTGTACAATAATAATGACGAGTTCGACTTCCATATGAATAACGATTTGGGTAAAATGGTACTTAACCCAGATGTTGTTGTTCGTTCACGTGGGGTAATGGAAAAATGTTCATTCTGTATTCAACAGACGCAAGCGGTTATCCTTAAAGCTAAAAACGAAGGACGTGAAGTACGTGAGGGCGAGTTCAATAACGCTTGTGCTTGTTCGGCAGCTTGTGGTACCGGAGCTATGGTGTTTGGCGATATCAATGAGAAAAACAGCGATATAGCTAAGTTGGTTGCTGATGACAGAGCTTATCACTTGTTAGAGCATATTGGAACAAGACCGAATGTGGTTTACCAAGTTAAGGTCAGAAATACGCAAGAAGTTTAG